In one Parageobacillus genomosp. 1 genomic region, the following are encoded:
- a CDS encoding phage holin: MDKASVARFVLLVITVVNAVLNMLGYQTISDDLANDIVAVVSGIFAIYVAWKNNYLSKKGRKQKEVLEKHGLS; this comes from the coding sequence ATGGATAAAGCAAGTGTAGCGCGTTTTGTCTTGTTGGTTATTACTGTTGTCAATGCTGTACTGAATATGCTTGGATATCAGACGATTTCTGATGACCTCGCAAACGACATTGTTGCGGTCGTTTCCGGTATTTTTGCTATCTATGTTGCATGGAAAAACAACTATTTAAGCAAAAAGGGTCGCAAACAAAAAGAGGTTCTAGAGAAACATGGATTATCGTAA